The following coding sequences lie in one Rutidosis leptorrhynchoides isolate AG116_Rl617_1_P2 chromosome 6, CSIRO_AGI_Rlap_v1, whole genome shotgun sequence genomic window:
- the LOC139851971 gene encoding pyruvate dehydrogenase (acetyl-transferring) kinase, mitochondrial-like, which produces MAAKKLYDSFSKNLIEEVHKWGCMKQTGVSLRYMLEFGSKFSERNLILAAQFLHKELPIRLARRAIELESLPYGLSEKPAILKVRDWYVDSFRDLRSFPDIKDKNDEQDFTKMINLIKVRHNNVVPTLALGVQQLKKDLDPKLDYKDLDDIHQFLDRFYMSRIGIRMLIGQHVALHEPNPPPDQIGYIHAKMSPVEVARNASEDARSVCLREYGSAPDVNIYGDPDFTFPYVPNHLHLMVFELVKNSLRAVEERFMDSDKIAPPIRIIVADGSEDVTIKISDEGGGIPRSGLPKIFTYLYSTAKNPLDERSDLATADIATMAGYGYGLPISRLYARYFGGDLQVISMEGYGTDAYLHLCRLGDSQEPLP; this is translated from the exons ATGGCAGCTAAGAAACTGTACGATTCCTTCTCAAAGAATCTGATCGAAGAAGTGCACAAATGGGGTTGCATGAAACAAACGGGTGTGAGTCTTCGTTATATGTTGGAATTCGGGTCTAAATTTTCAGAACGGAATCTGATATTAGCGGCTCAATTTCTTCATAAAGAGCTCCCCATAAGACTTGCTAGGCGCGCTATTGAGCTTGAATCCCTTCCTTATGGCTTGTCTGAAAAACCTGCTATCCTTAAA GTGCGAGATTGGTATGTGGACTCGTTTCGTGACCTTAGATCGTTTCCGGATATCAAGGACAAAAATGACGAGCAAGATTTCACGAAAATGATTAATTTGATCAAAGTGAGACATAATAATGTTGTGCCTACCTTGGCTTTAGGAGTTCAACAGTTAAAGAAAGATCTTGACCCGAAACTTGATTACAAAGATCTGGATGATATTCACCAGTTTCTAGATCGCTTTTATATGTCAAGAATTGGGATTCGGATGCTAATTG GCCAACATGTGGCGTTGCATGAACCTAATCCACCACCTGATCAAATTGGTTACATACATGCAAAGATGTCGCCTGTTGAGGTGGCTAGAAACGCTAGTGAGGATGCTCGTTCTGTTTGTTTACGTGAGTACGGCAGTGCACCCGATGTTAATATCTATGGTGATCCCGATTTCACGTTCCC ATATGTCCCAAATCACTTGCATTTGATGGTGTTTGAGTTGGTTAAAAACTCATTGCGTGCTGTCGAGGAGCGGTTTATGGACTCGGACAAAATCGCACCTCCAATACGGATAATCGTTGCAGATGGGTCGGAAGATGTTACGATTAAG ATATCTGATGAGGGTGGTGGAATACCAAGAAGCGGTCTTCCTAAAATATTTACGTATCTATACAGTACTGCCAAAAATCCACTTGATGAGCGATCGGATCTTGCAACCGCAGATATAGCAACAATGGCAGGTTATGGTTATGGGCTTCCTATAAGTCGGTTGTATGCTCGGTATTTTGGAGGAGATCTGCAAGTTATTTCTATGGAAGGATATG GAACAGATGCATATCTTCATCTGTGTCGTTTAGGCGATTCACAAGAACCATTGCCTTGA